TGGTAAAGTATTCATTCTAGATCAAAAAGCCTCACCTGATGAAAAATCCTTAGTTGCGATTTTACGTTATTAGTAGCTAAAATGGACAAGAGCCGCTCAACTAACGCGTTGAGCGGCTCTTTAATTAAGATGTTTAAATATTTTGTTAGCTATAAACCAAGTGAAACTATCTATTAGTAAGGATAACCTTATTCTCATCTATACAATTTGAACCCTTCCTACTTTCAAATCTATGCAGTTCCAAGACTGCGCCTTCGGAATAGATTTCAACGATATAACTCTATCATTACTTTCATATTTAACGCTTAATACCTCTATACTATAACAGAACTAAGTTTTTTTTGACAATTAATCTTTATTTCTTAACAAATTTTTACAATTTCAAAGAGATATCACTAGTCAAGAACAAGGAAATATGCTATTATAAGAGTGTAGTTTTTGGTCGGTAATATATGTGTAGCTGTTTCAAATAAACATCTTCCACATTTTCACCTTTCAAGTAATTGCAAAATACGTGTATACACACATAGGAGGATTTTTTATTATGGAAACAGGTACAGTAAAATGGTTTAACTCAGACAAAGGTTTTGGATTTATCACTGCAGAAAACGGTAACGATGTATTCGTACATTTCTCAGCTATCCAAGGCGACGGATTCAAAACTTTAGAAGAAGGTCAAGCAGTGACTTTCGACGTAGAAGAAGGCCAACGTGGACCTCAAGCTACTAACGTTAACAAAGCATAATTAACCTTAGTAAACTCAAAAGCTGACGATTACTCGTCAGCTTTTTTTATGTTGTCTGAATGAAACGAACTAACTCTTCACCAAAACCGGAACAACTCAACAACGTTGCTTGATCCATTTGATCAGCGAAATCTTTTGTTACAGTTTTGTTCACAAGTGCCTGTTCAATGCTCTCGGTGATCAATCGACTGACCGCATCCCAGCCAAGATACTCAAACATCAGTGCACCGGATAATAATAATGAGGATGGATTTAACTGATTCAAACCAGCAAATTCAGGTGCTGTTCCATGGGTTGCTTCGAAAATGCCATGACCCGTCTGCAAGTTTAAGTTTGCGCCAGGTGCAATTCCGATTCCGCCAACCTGAGCAGCCAGAGCATCTGAGATGTAATCTCCATTTAAATTCAAGGTTGCAATTACATCATATTTATCTGGATGCAATAAAATATCTTGTAAGAAAATATCTGCGATCCGATCTTTAATGATCAATTTTCCTGCCTTTTCGGCTTCTAACAATTGATGTTCAGCTTCTGTCTTTCCCAGTTCTTTTTTAACTTTCTCATAAGTTTCCCAAGTAAAAACTTGATCACCGAACTCTCTTTCAGCTAATGTATAACCCCATTTTTTAAATCCACCTTCAGTAAATTTCATGATGTTGCCTTTGTGCACAAGTGTTACTGATTTACGCTGATGTTTCAACGCGTGCTCAATGGCGCCCCGAACCAAACGTTCTGTTCCTTCTTTTGAAACAGGTTTGATTCCAATCGCTGATGTTTTAGGAAAGCGGATCTTTTCAACCCCAAATTCTGTTCTTAAATAGCTAATCAATTTTTCCGCATCTGAACTTTCAGCAGGAAATTCAATCCCCGCATAAATATCTTCTGTATTTTCTCTAAAAATCATCATATCTGTATGTTCCGGATGCTTTAGCGGAGAAGGCACACCAGTAAAATAACGGACAGGTCTGTAACAAATATACAGATCCAATTCTTGTCTTAATGTGACATTCAAAGAACGAAAACCACCGCCGATCGGTGTCGTAAGTGGACCTTTGATTGCAACTAAATGTTTTTTGATCGTCTCTAACGTTTCTTCCGGCAGCCAATCTCCCGTCTGATTGAACGCCTTTTCTCCAGCTAATACCTCTTGCCAAACAACTTTCCTTTTCCCCTGATAAGCCTTTTCTACAGCAGCATCAAAGACAGTTTTAGCCGCTTGCCAAATTTCCGGTCCAATGCCATCCCCTTCTATAAATGGAATGATCGGATAATCTGAAACAACAAGTTGGCCGTTACTGAAAACAAGTTTTTCCCCTTTAGTCATGCTTCTACTCCTCCTGAACGTAATTCTTCGTTAAGTGCCTGATAAGTCAGATTCTTTGGCCCAACATAATGTGATCGCGGGCGAATCAAACAATCTTCTTGCTTCTGTTCGTAAATATGACCCAACCAGCCGGAAACTCGACTCATCGCAAAAATCAATGTGAACAGGTCACTTTCAATGTCTAAACAGTGATAAACGGTCGCTGAGTAAAAATCAACATTAGGAATCAATCCCTTTGTTTCTTTTAAATAACACTCAACCTGACAGGATAAAAAATACCACTGTTCTTTTTGAGTCAATGCTGTTAGTTCTTTTGCCAGTTTTTTCAAATGTTTTTTTCTTGGGTCTTCCGTTTTGTACACTCGGTGTCCAAAGCCCATCACTTTCTCTTTACGATCTAATTTTTGATTCAAATACTCTTTAACACTTAAATCACCAGAATCAATTTCCATCAACATATCAAACACTCGCTCATTCGCTCCGCCATGAAGCGGTCCTTTTAAAGAACCGATCGCAGCGGTAATACAAGAGTAAACATCTGACAATGTCGATGCACAGACTCGCGCAGTAAAGGTACTGGCATTTAAATCATGATCGGCATGCAAAACCAACGCTTGATTCATTGCTGCTACCTGTATAGCTTTCGCTTCCTTGCCAGTGAGCATATAAAGAAAATTTGCCGCGATCGATAAATCACTTCTAGGAGTGATTGGATCCAGACCTTTTCTTAATCGTGCATAAGCCGCAATAATCGTTGGCATTTTAGCCTGCAAAGCGATACTTTGTTGGTAGGATGAAGATTCATCTGTCTCTTCTGCATTTGGATCAAATACTCCTAAAAGTGAAATGGTCGACCTAAGAACACTCATCGGATGAAGATTTTGCCGTGTCTGGATTTTCAAACAGGTTACTATTGTGTCTGAGATCGGCATGGCAGCAGCTAAATCCTGTTTAAACTTAAACAGTTCTTGAGCATTTGGCACTTTAAGATACCATAAAAGATAAATCACTTCTTCAAACTGAACATTTTCAGCAACTAAATCATCGATATTAAAACCAGCAAATAACAACTGATTTTCGACGATCGAACTGATCTTTGTTTCAGAAACCACGACACCATCTAAACCTCTATGGATCTCCATCCAAATCCCTCCTTAAAATAAAAGCGGAACAAATCGTCTAATCCTGTAGAAAATTAGGAAATTGACTTTGAGGCGCTTTTTGCCTCACTGACAATTTGTCTATTTTCCTAAGGATTGATTTGTGTAGCTGGATAACAGTAAAAGCCGAATAAATCGCTTAATCCTGTAGAAAATTAGGAAATTGACTTTGAGGCGCTTTTTGCCTCACTGACAATTTGTCTATTTTCCTAAGGATTGATTTGTGTAGCTGGATAATACAAATGATCAACACTTTCTTCGAAAGTCTTGTACTGTTCTACATCAGTTCATTTTATTCACTGTGTTTCTCAGCAAAAGCGGAACAGGCTCGTTCAGCTCTGACAGAAAAATAGGAAATGTTGATTGAGACACTCTTTGTCTCACTCAACATTTATCTTTTTTCCGAGAGGCTAGCTAGATTTTTCAGCCATTTGTTCCAGCTTTTTACGAATGACCATCGGTAATATACCGCCATGCTGATAGTACGTAATATCAACTGCGGAATCAAAGCGCAACAGTGTGTCGAATTCAATCGTTTCACCCGAACTTTTTCTCGCTATGACCTTCACTGTATCTAAAATCCCTTTTGTTTCATCGATCTCGATATCGAATTGTTCAGTTCCTGTTAAACCTAAACTATTCGCATCTTGACCTTTTAAAAATTGTAACGGCAATACACCCATCATCACCAAATTCGAACGATGGATTCGCTCATAACTTTTGGCGATCACAGCCTCTACACCCAATAACTGCACACCTTTTGCTGCCCAGTCTCTAGAAGAACCCATTCCATAATCATCGCCAGCTAAGATCACAAGCTTGGTTCCTTCTTCCTGATACTTCATTGCTGCATCATAAATCGGCATTGTCTCTTTTG
This sequence is a window from Enterococcus wangshanyuanii. Protein-coding genes within it:
- a CDS encoding citrate synthase, which codes for MEIHRGLDGVVVSETKISSIVENQLLFAGFNIDDLVAENVQFEEVIYLLWYLKVPNAQELFKFKQDLAAAMPISDTIVTCLKIQTRQNLHPMSVLRSTISLLGVFDPNAEETDESSSYQQSIALQAKMPTIIAAYARLRKGLDPITPRSDLSIAANFLYMLTGKEAKAIQVAAMNQALVLHADHDLNASTFTARVCASTLSDVYSCITAAIGSLKGPLHGGANERVFDMLMEIDSGDLSVKEYLNQKLDRKEKVMGFGHRVYKTEDPRKKHLKKLAKELTALTQKEQWYFLSCQVECYLKETKGLIPNVDFYSATVYHCLDIESDLFTLIFAMSRVSGWLGHIYEQKQEDCLIRPRSHYVGPKNLTYQALNEELRSGGVEA
- a CDS encoding cold-shock protein — protein: METGTVKWFNSDKGFGFITAENGNDVFVHFSAIQGDGFKTLEEGQAVTFDVEEGQRGPQATNVNKA
- the icd gene encoding NADP-dependent isocitrate dehydrogenase, with translation MTKGEKLVFSNGQLVVSDYPIIPFIEGDGIGPEIWQAAKTVFDAAVEKAYQGKRKVVWQEVLAGEKAFNQTGDWLPEETLETIKKHLVAIKGPLTTPIGGGFRSLNVTLRQELDLYICYRPVRYFTGVPSPLKHPEHTDMMIFRENTEDIYAGIEFPAESSDAEKLISYLRTEFGVEKIRFPKTSAIGIKPVSKEGTERLVRGAIEHALKHQRKSVTLVHKGNIMKFTEGGFKKWGYTLAEREFGDQVFTWETYEKVKKELGKTEAEHQLLEAEKAGKLIIKDRIADIFLQDILLHPDKYDVIATLNLNGDYISDALAAQVGGIGIAPGANLNLQTGHGIFEATHGTAPEFAGLNQLNPSSLLLSGALMFEYLGWDAVSRLITESIEQALVNKTVTKDFADQMDQATLLSCSGFGEELVRFIQTT